A region from the Panicum hallii strain FIL2 chromosome 1, PHallii_v3.1, whole genome shotgun sequence genome encodes:
- the LOC112900657 gene encoding wall-associated receptor kinase 5-like, whose protein sequence is MPPNHAAARDMVLALLATVLVLTARPATSAAAAMQPRASCLRRCGDIEIPYPFGVGPGCHLETGDWTFVLTCNRTAGGGRPRLYNYQIEVLDMSVRLGQLRIYSIINPWCYNATTRAMNGQSNWWYNMSITNFRINDAQNRFTVVGCNSLAYIRSLNDTIDTSRYMTGCMAMCPGVGRLADGSCAGVGCCQTAIPGGLNGYQVSFEEKFNTSGIAGFSRCSYAVLVEAAAFDFRARYVTTDAFVAENGGQVPLVLDWAIGNKTCQQARRNASAYACVSANSECVDSKYGKGRGYLCNCSAGYDGNPYLLNGCQDVNECEDARFRYPCSVPGTCVNTVGSFYCACPDKTTGNAYNGTCEDNKSQIGWQIAIGVTSGVVVLIITATCLYMVHEKRRLAKIKSEYFKQHGGLLLFEEMKSQQGLSFTLFTQEELEVATNRFDERNVIGKGANGTVYRGTTKDGEAVAIKKCRLASERQKKEFGKEMLILSQINHRNVVKLYGCCLEVEVPMLVYKYIPNGTLYRLIHGRRGEHPRIPFSLRLRIAHQTAEALAYLHSWASPPIIHGDVKTSNILLEEDYTAKVSDFGASTVAPTDEAQLVTLVQGTCGYLDPEYMRTCKLTDKSDVYSFGVVLLELLTCRKALNLEELEEEKYLSSQFLLVLGEGRLGEILDEQVKGEHGLELLEQVAELAKQCLEMASDRRPSMRQVAEELARLSRMAQHPWGRQNSEEILALLGGSPSTASEIELSSPRNISFTDTAYVGIRSPR, encoded by the exons ATGCCACCTAATCACGCCGCCGCAAGAGACATGGTTCTTGCTTTGCTCGCCACCGTTCTAGTCCTCACGGCGCGTCCGGCgacttcggcggcggcggcgatgcagcCGCGCGCGTCGTGCCTGCGGCGGTGCGGCGACATCGAGATCCCGTACCCATTCGGCGTCGGCCCCGGGTGCCACCTCGAGACGGGGGACTGGACGTTCGTGCTCACCTGCAACCGCaccgcgggcggcgggcggccccGGCTGTACAACTACCAGATCGAGGTGCTGGACATGTCGGTGCGCCTCGGCCAGCTCCGGATCTACAGCATCATCAACCCCTGGTGCTACAACGCCACGACGCGGGCGATGAACGGCCAGAGCAACTGGTGGTACAACATGTCCATCACCAACTTCCGCATCAACGACGCGCAGAATCGGTTCACCGTCGTCGGCTGCAACTCGCTCGCCTACATCCGCTCGCTCAACGACACCATCGACACGTCCCGCTACATGACGGGGTGCATGGCCATGTGCCCCGGCGTGGGGCGGCTGGCCGACGGCTCCTGCGCCGGCGTCGGATGCTGCCAGACCGCCATCCCTGGCGGCCTCAACGGCTACCAGGTCTCCTTCGAGGAGAAGTTCAACACCTCCGGGATCGCCGGCTTCAGCCGCTGCAGCTACGCCGTGCTCGTCGAGGCCGCCGCCTTCGACTTCCGCGCCAGGTACGTCACCACCGACGCATTCGTCGCCGAGAACGGCGGCCAGGTGCCGCTCGTGCTCGACTGGGCCATCGGGAACAAGACGTGCCAGCAGGCCAGGCGGAACGCGTCGGCGTACGCCTGCGTCAGCGCCAACAGCGAGTGCGTCGACTCCAAGTACGGCAAGGGCCGGGGCTACCTCTGCAACTGCTCCGCCGGATACGACGGCAACCCCTACCTGCTCAACGGCTGCCAAG ATGTTAACGAGTGTGAAGACGCAAGATTCAGGTACCCGTGTTCTGTTCCTGGCACTTGCGTCAACACTGTTGGATCATTCTACTGCGCGTGCCCCGACAAGACGACGGGCAACGCCTACAATGGGACGTGCGAGGACAATAAGTCCCAAATTGGATGGCAGATCGCCATTG GTGTCACCAGCGGCGTCGTCGTGCTGATCATCACGGCGACCTGCCTCTACATGGTCCACGAGAAGAGGCGGCTGGCCAAGATCAAGAGCGAGTACTTCAAGCAGCACGGCGGCCTGCTGCTGTTCGAGGAGATGAAGTCGCAGCAGGGCCTGTCCTTCACGCTCTTCACGCAGGAGGAGCTCGAGGTGGCGACCAACAGGTTCGACGAGCGCAACGTCATCGGCAAGGGCGCCAACGGCACCGTGTACCGGGGCACCACCAAGGACGGCGAGGCCGTAGCGATCAAGAAGTGCCGGCTCGCCAGCGAGCGCCAGAAGAAGGAGTTCGGCAAGGAGATGCTCATCCTGTCGCAGATCAACCACCGCAACGTCGTCAAGCTCTACGGCTGCTGCCTCGAGGTGGAGGTCCCGATGCTGGTGTACAAGTACATCCCGAACGGCACCCTGTACCGGCTCatccacggccgccgcggcgagcACCCGCGCATCCCGTTCTCGCTCCGCCTCCGGATCGCGCACCAGACCGCCGAGGCGCTCGCGTACCTGCACTCCTGGGCGTCGCCCCCCATCATCCACGGCGACGTCAAGACCTCCAACATCCTCCTCGAGGAGGACTACACCGCCAAGGTCTCCGACTTCGGGGCCTCGACGGTGGCGCCCACGGACGAGGCGCAGCTCGTGACGCTTGTGCAGGGGACCTGCGGGTACCTGGACCCCGAGTACATGCGGACGTGCAAGCTGACGGACAAGAGCGACGTGTACAGCTTCGGCGTCGTGCTGCTGGAGCTCCTGACGTGCCGGAAGGCGCTCAACctggaggagctggaggaggagaAGTACCTCTCGTCGCAGTTCCTCCTGGTGCTGGGCGAGGGCCGGCTCGGGGAGATACTGGACGAGCAGGTGAAGGGAGAGCACGGCCTCGAGCTGCTCGAGCAGGTCGCGGAGCTCGCGAAGCAGTGCCTGGAGATGGCCAGCGACAGGAGGCCGTCGATGAGGCAGGTCGCGGAGGAGCTCGCCAGGCTGAGCAGGATGGCCCAGCACCCCTGGGGACGGCAGAACTCCGAGGAGATTCTGGCACTGCTCGGTGGATCGCCCAGCACGGCATCCGAAATCGAGCTTAGTAGCCCTCGGAATATCAGTTTTACTGATACGGCGTATGTTGGAATTAGGTCTCCACGTTAG
- the LOC112878785 gene encoding transcription factor MYB30-like: MGRAPCCEKMGLKRGPWTPEEDRILVAHIERHGHSNWRALPKQAGLLRCGKSCRLRWINYLRPDIKRGNFTREEEDAIIHLHHMLGNRWSAIAARLPGRTDNEIKNVWHTHLKKRLEPKPASQQQAAPKRKPRKQQQADAEVVVLDGPTSSTVPVSPEQSLSTSTTSSTDYSAASSLDNNADSFTSEEDYQIEDSFWSETLAMAVDSSDHSSGMEREDSPAAPAANDEMDFWLKLFMQASDMQNNLPQI, translated from the exons ATGGGGCGCGCTCCCTGCTGCGAGAAGATGGGGCTGAAGAGGGGCCCCTGGACGCCGGAGGAGGACAGGATCCTGGTGGCGCACATCGAGCGCCACGGCCACAGCAACTGGCGCGCGCTGCCCAAGCAGGCGGGCCTGCTGCGCTGCGGCAAGAGCTGCCGCCTCCGCTGGATCAACTACCTGCGCCCGGACATCAAGCGCGGCAACTTCAcccgcgaggaggaggacgccatCATCCACctccaccacatgctcggcaaCAG ATGGTCGGCAATCGCTGCCAGGCTGCCGGGGAGGACCGACAACGAGATCAAGAACGTCTGGCACACGCACCTCAAGAAGCGCCTCGAGCCCAAGCCTGCCAGCCAGCAGCAGGCGGCGCCCAAGCGCAAGCCCAGGAAGCAGCAGCAGGCTGATGCGGAGGTCGTGGTGCTCGACGGCCCGACCAGCAGCACCGTGCCCGTGTCGCCGGAGCAGTCGCTCTCCACGTcgaccacctcctccaccgacTACTCGGCGGCCTCGTCGCTGGACAACAACGCGGACAGCTTCACCTCGGAGGAGGACTACCAGATCGAGGACAGCTTCTGGTCCGAGACGCTGGCGATGGCGGTGGACAGCTCCGATCATTCTTCCGGGATGGAGAGGGAGGActcccccgccgcgccggcggccAACGACGAGATGGACTTCTGGCTCAAGCTGTTCATGCAGGCCAGCGACATGCAGAATAATCTGCCCCAGATTTAG